A genomic window from Chitinophaga pollutisoli includes:
- a CDS encoding ATP-binding protein, with protein sequence MVSAVGRMRVLINDLLIFSRAGRITPDTIAEINLNELLRDVLGDLDVPLQDKKGAVQTDPLPVIEGSDTGLHQLFQNILSNSIKFAAPERPLLIRITGETLTGYEAGVPSEKKAAEKYLRIRVQDNGIGFDPAYADRIFLIFQRLHGVSEYKGTGIGLAICKKIVEAHQGYISAEGSPGNGAAFIITLPLKQMRED encoded by the coding sequence ATGGTTTCCGCCGTAGGCCGCATGCGGGTGCTGATCAACGACCTCCTGATTTTCTCCCGCGCCGGCCGCATCACGCCCGACACCATCGCCGAAATAAACCTCAACGAGCTGCTCCGCGACGTACTCGGCGACCTCGACGTGCCTCTCCAGGATAAGAAAGGCGCCGTCCAGACCGATCCGCTGCCCGTTATCGAAGGCTCTGACACCGGTTTGCACCAATTGTTCCAAAACATCCTTTCCAACAGCATTAAATTCGCCGCGCCGGAGCGCCCGCTGCTCATCCGCATTACCGGCGAAACCCTCACCGGCTACGAGGCCGGCGTACCCAGTGAGAAAAAAGCCGCGGAAAAATACCTGCGCATCCGGGTTCAGGACAACGGCATCGGGTTCGATCCCGCGTACGCCGACCGCATTTTCCTCATCTTTCAGCGCCTGCATGGCGTCAGCGAATACAAAGGCACCGGCATCGGGCTGGCCATCTGCAAAAAAATCGTGGAAGCCCACCAGGGCTACATCTCCGCAGAAGGCTCTCCGGGCAATGGCGCTGCTTTTATTATCACCCTTCCACTGAAACAAATGCGGGAAGACTGA
- a CDS encoding CsbD family protein, with translation MNSLQLKGAWNEIKGKLKQQYGDLTDDDLTYVEGKEDELLGRLQQKLGKSKEEVKKLIDDL, from the coding sequence ATGAATTCTTTGCAATTGAAAGGTGCCTGGAATGAAATTAAAGGCAAATTGAAACAGCAGTACGGTGATCTGACCGACGACGATCTGACTTATGTGGAAGGAAAGGAAGACGAATTGCTGGGAAGGCTTCAACAGAAGCTCGGCAAATCGAAAGAGGAAGTGAAAAAGCTGATCGATGATTTGTAA
- a CDS encoding DUF6528 family protein, with protein MNAILLFLALHFQHADYPMLVTDQARHRVLIVNAPSGQVIREWNAADIREAHRKWFRNPSEVKFSRDGRYILTCASGGGAAIIRCIDAKSVWYDSVGGNPHSIDIAPYNTAVVASSTGNTYTVFRYDTTSAPYQQGRPRKAVFAPDAHAVNFYNGNFYIAGSNHIWICGFREGNPGGVAEVAAYKTVKIPGRGAHDMIYGSRDGVFYLTMVDTLLEFHTKDNSFHAVAGKIQRNIKSFSESPDNILPNTVTVPQEQWWTDEVQDQQGNVLLKLPGAKIYKARWLRGFVNMETRINAKGDTVMFKKW; from the coding sequence ATGAACGCGATCCTTTTATTCCTAGCCCTTCATTTTCAACACGCCGATTATCCGATGTTGGTGACAGATCAGGCCCGGCACCGGGTTTTGATTGTTAACGCACCTTCCGGCCAGGTGATCCGCGAATGGAACGCGGCTGATATCCGCGAAGCGCACCGCAAATGGTTCCGCAATCCCAGCGAGGTGAAATTCTCCCGCGACGGAAGATATATCCTTACCTGCGCCTCCGGCGGCGGCGCGGCCATCATCCGCTGCATCGACGCCAAATCAGTTTGGTACGACTCCGTGGGCGGCAATCCCCATTCTATCGACATCGCGCCCTACAATACCGCCGTAGTGGCTTCCAGCACGGGGAACACCTATACCGTCTTCCGTTACGACACCACTTCCGCACCTTATCAACAAGGCCGGCCACGGAAAGCGGTCTTCGCGCCCGATGCCCATGCCGTCAATTTTTACAATGGCAATTTCTACATCGCCGGCAGCAACCACATCTGGATCTGCGGTTTCCGGGAGGGTAATCCCGGCGGCGTGGCGGAAGTGGCGGCCTATAAAACCGTCAAAATTCCTGGCCGCGGCGCCCACGACATGATCTACGGCTCCCGTGACGGTGTTTTCTACCTCACAATGGTCGATACGTTACTCGAATTCCACACGAAAGACAATTCCTTCCACGCCGTTGCCGGTAAAATCCAGCGCAATATCAAGAGCTTCTCCGAAAGCCCGGATAATATTTTGCCCAATACCGTCACTGTTCCCCAGGAGCAATGGTGGACCGACGAAGTGCAGGACCAGCAAGGGAATGTCCTCCTGAAGCTTCCCGGCGCGAAAATCTACAAAGCCCGCTGGCTGCGGGGCTTCGTAAACATGGAAACGAGGATCAACGCAAAAGGGGACACGGTGATGTTCAAAAAATGGTAA
- a CDS encoding ATP-binding protein: MKEKRKRILMVDDDEDDFFLVSTVLQDVAADQYELTWASTYDKALEAIGKREHELYLVDYRLGMHTGIDILRHFQEIGYEAPVIMLTGKGDYAIDNEAMIAGATDYLVKGDITGPELERAIRYGITEFKHLRAIAENERKYFGIFEKSHDIIILADCDMNIIDANPNARKKLAHSREDLLTMNMRDLFFLESECKRFMDEICTEDAIVQQEFTFREKSGRKISVLVNANKLDEQLGTFLCVAEDITDKKREEQEKRQQEKFVISGRIARVIAHEVRNPLTNIILAVGQFRGEESTSLEDTTLYLDIIERNCTRINQLVTELLQSTRMMELHLLEHDLTTLIHSALSLAMDRLKLNGIRLEEDFAPQQAMITADVEKMNIALLNIFINAIEAMTPGKGVLTIHTAVEGKTATIRITDNGMGIPEENKARLFDPFFTSKTKGTGLGLTSTQNIIINHKGHIQVESILGEGTTFIITLPAN; the protein is encoded by the coding sequence ATGAAAGAAAAACGTAAACGCATCCTGATGGTCGACGATGACGAAGATGATTTCTTCCTCGTCAGCACTGTTTTACAGGATGTGGCTGCAGATCAGTATGAGCTTACCTGGGCATCCACTTACGACAAAGCCCTTGAAGCCATCGGGAAGCGGGAACACGAACTGTACCTCGTGGATTACCGCCTGGGCATGCACACCGGTATCGATATTCTCCGACATTTCCAGGAAATCGGGTATGAAGCCCCCGTGATTATGCTCACCGGCAAAGGCGATTACGCCATCGATAATGAAGCGATGATCGCCGGGGCCACCGACTATCTCGTGAAAGGAGACATCACCGGGCCCGAGCTGGAGCGCGCTATCCGTTATGGCATCACGGAATTCAAACACCTACGCGCCATCGCGGAAAACGAACGCAAATATTTCGGCATTTTCGAGAAAAGCCACGATATCATCATCCTGGCCGACTGCGATATGAATATCATCGACGCCAATCCCAACGCCCGCAAGAAGCTCGCTCACTCCCGGGAAGATTTGCTGACGATGAACATGAGAGACCTGTTCTTCCTCGAATCGGAATGCAAGCGTTTCATGGATGAGATTTGTACCGAAGACGCCATCGTGCAGCAGGAGTTTACTTTCCGTGAAAAATCCGGCCGGAAGATTTCCGTGCTCGTCAACGCCAACAAGCTCGATGAACAGCTGGGCACTTTCCTGTGCGTAGCGGAGGATATTACCGACAAAAAACGGGAGGAACAGGAGAAAAGGCAACAGGAAAAGTTCGTGATTTCGGGGCGCATCGCCCGTGTGATCGCGCATGAGGTCCGCAATCCGCTCACCAATATCATCCTGGCCGTGGGGCAGTTCCGCGGAGAAGAATCCACCAGCCTGGAAGACACCACGCTCTATCTCGATATCATCGAACGCAATTGCACGCGCATCAACCAACTGGTGACCGAACTGCTGCAATCCACCCGCATGATGGAGCTGCACCTCCTCGAACATGATCTCACTACCCTGATCCATAGCGCGCTTTCGCTGGCAATGGACCGGTTGAAACTCAACGGTATCAGGCTGGAGGAAGATTTCGCGCCGCAACAGGCGATGATTACGGCCGACGTGGAAAAGATGAACATCGCCCTGCTGAACATTTTCATTAACGCCATCGAAGCCATGACACCCGGCAAAGGCGTGCTTACGATCCACACGGCTGTAGAAGGGAAAACAGCCACCATCCGGATTACGGACAATGGCATGGGCATCCCCGAAGAGAACAAAGCCCGCCTGTTCGATCCTTTCTTCACTTCTAAAACGAAAGGCACCGGGCTGGGGCTCACCTCTACCCAAAACATCATTATCAATCACAAAGGCCACATCCAGGTGGAGAGCATCCTGGGCGAAGGCACTACATTTATTATTACGTTGCCCGCGAATTAG
- a CDS encoding lmo0937 family membrane protein has translation MNSLLYLIAVILIIGWLLGFFVYSAGGLIHALLVLAIIAILINIIRGRAA, from the coding sequence ATGAATTCCTTACTGTATCTCATTGCCGTGATTCTGATCATCGGCTGGCTTCTGGGGTTTTTCGTGTATTCCGCCGGAGGCCTGATCCACGCGTTACTCGTGCTGGCCATCATCGCCATCCTGATCAATATCATCAGAGGCAGGGCTGCATAA
- a CDS encoding PA2169 family four-helix-bundle protein, whose amino-acid sequence MEHLQKTAAVVEDLVKINNDRIEGYNKARLQTDDLDLKELFDDMVADSKRFTTELNKYLRSLGEERERDSTFAGKLYRTWMDVKVSFGGADRRSILATCEYGEDAAQKSYNTALDHDFLPPEVRQMISEQRMRLKSSHDKIRYLRDLETVNKG is encoded by the coding sequence ATGGAACACCTGCAAAAAACGGCAGCAGTCGTGGAAGACCTGGTTAAGATCAATAACGACCGGATTGAGGGATATAACAAAGCCCGCCTGCAAACCGATGACCTCGACCTGAAGGAACTCTTCGACGATATGGTGGCCGACAGCAAACGCTTCACCACCGAGCTCAATAAATACCTCCGCAGCCTGGGCGAAGAACGCGAGCGCGACTCCACTTTCGCCGGTAAATTGTATCGCACCTGGATGGACGTTAAAGTATCTTTCGGAGGAGCAGACCGCCGGTCGATCCTCGCCACCTGCGAATACGGCGAAGACGCCGCCCAGAAATCCTACAATACAGCGCTCGACCATGACTTTCTCCCGCCGGAAGTTCGCCAGATGATTTCCGAGCAACGCATGCGGCTCAAAAGTTCGCACGATAAGATCCGCTACCTGCGCGACCTCGAAACCGTCAACAAAGGATAG
- a CDS encoding response regulator translates to MGDLILIIDDEPDICQLLQLSLTKHGYKVKYVHALKDGLQFLRQQKPDVLFLDIHLPDGSGLDILPQIKADYPDLPVISISAYDNGMEKQKALTSGAAHFLPKPFNVGELTEILFEMKKSGLKSSMHN, encoded by the coding sequence ATGGGAGATTTGATTTTAATTATTGACGACGAACCGGATATTTGTCAACTTTTACAGTTAAGCCTGACGAAGCATGGGTACAAGGTAAAATATGTACATGCTTTGAAAGATGGATTGCAGTTCCTGCGCCAGCAAAAGCCCGACGTGCTGTTTCTGGATATCCATCTCCCTGACGGGTCGGGCCTCGACATTTTGCCGCAGATAAAAGCGGATTATCCTGATTTACCTGTGATATCGATCAGTGCTTACGACAATGGGATGGAAAAACAGAAAGCCCTGACCTCCGGTGCGGCTCATTTTCTGCCTAAGCCATTCAATGTGGGGGAGTTAACCGAGATTCTGTTTGAAATGAAGAAATCAGGTTTGAAATCCAGTATGCATAATTAG